From a single Paenibacillus sp. FSL W8-0426 genomic region:
- a CDS encoding ABC transporter permease subunit, with amino-acid sequence MQRRWKKWRNNRTLLIMCLPAIVFFIIFAYFPMPGIYLAFVKYNYTDGIFKSPFVGLENFRFLVMTGDLWRLTFNTIAYNLAFILLGNVLQIFLAVLLNELRSKWFKKVSQTIMFLPHFVSAVLIGLIAYNILSYDYGLLNSLLRTLGFEPFKAYSSPEAWPFIIVLTYLWQSTGYGSIVYFAAIMGLDNEIVEAAEIDGANAFQRIRYIILPWLKPTFIILLLFSLGGILKGNFGLIYNLVGANNTALYATTDIIETYVFRSLMTNFNFSMGSAVSLYQSLFGFFIVLGANWLVKKLSPENSLF; translated from the coding sequence ATGCAGCGACGTTGGAAAAAATGGAGAAACAACCGGACGCTGCTGATCATGTGTTTGCCGGCGATTGTCTTTTTTATCATTTTTGCTTACTTCCCCATGCCGGGCATTTACTTGGCATTCGTCAAGTACAACTACACCGACGGCATCTTCAAGAGCCCGTTTGTCGGCTTGGAAAACTTTCGCTTCCTGGTGATGACCGGAGACCTCTGGCGATTAACGTTCAACACGATCGCGTACAATCTGGCATTTATCCTGCTCGGAAACGTGCTTCAAATTTTTTTGGCGGTCCTGCTCAATGAACTCCGTTCAAAGTGGTTCAAAAAAGTTTCCCAAACGATCATGTTTCTGCCCCATTTCGTGTCTGCCGTATTGATCGGCCTCATCGCGTACAACATTCTGAGTTATGACTATGGTCTGCTGAACTCCTTGCTTCGCACGCTTGGTTTCGAACCGTTCAAAGCATATTCAAGCCCTGAAGCCTGGCCGTTCATCATCGTACTGACGTATCTCTGGCAATCGACGGGTTATGGTTCCATCGTATACTTCGCGGCGATCATGGGACTTGACAACGAAATTGTGGAGGCTGCCGAAATCGATGGCGCCAACGCTTTCCAACGCATTCGATACATCATCCTTCCTTGGTTAAAACCAACATTCATCATTCTGCTGCTGTTCTCGCTTGGAGGTATCCTAAAAGGCAACTTCGGCCTGATCTATAACTTGGTCGGCGCGAACAACACCGCGCTGTACGCAACGACGGACATCATCGAAACCTACGTATTCCGTTCACTCATGACCAACTTTAACTTCTCGATGGGCAGCGCGGTCAGCCTGTACCAGTCGTTGTTTGGATTCTTCATCGTCCTGGGCGCCAATTGGCTGGTCAAGAAGCTGTCCCCGGAAAATTCCTTGTTTTAA